The Herbiconiux sp. SALV-R1 nucleotide sequence CGGCGGCGTGCGCCGCGTAGTTCATGCCGATGCACAGCACGGCACTCGGCCGCGCGATGGGGGCGCCGACGCGCAGTCCCTCCCCGTCGAACGCGGGAAGAGCGCCCGCCTCGTAGGCGCCGCGCACCCTCTCGAGTCCGCCCGACTCGAGGAACTCACCCGTGATGTCGGGCGTGATGCCCGCGAGGTCGAGGAACCCCTCGTCAGTCACCAGCACCGGATGCTCGGCACCCACTTCGCCCAGTCGCGCGATGCGCATCCGGTCACCATCCCTTCACCTTTGATCAGAAGTCTCCACCCAGTATGGGACATATGGCCGCCGCCAGGCACCATTGTGGACAAAAACATCGGATGTCTACACTGTGGAGAACCCACCGCATCCGACCCACCCCTTCGAGGAGGCCCGACGTTGAGCCTGATCACCGCGCTCGAGACCAGCGACATCCGCTTCCCCACCTCGCTCCAGCTCGACGGCTCCGACGCGATGAACCCCGACCCCGACTACTCGGCCGCCTACGTACGCCTCGTCACCGACGCCTCAGACGGCCTGGAGGGCCACGGCTTCGTCTTCACGATCGGCCGCGGCAACGACGTGCAGGTGGCGGCCATCGACGCGCTCGCCCACCACGTGGTGGGCCGCGAGGTCGAGGAGCTGCTCGGCGCGATGGGCCGCACCTGGCGCGAACTCGTGCACGACTCGCAGCTGCGCTGGCTCGGCCCCGAGAAGGGCGTGATGCACATGGCCGTCGGTGCCGTGATCGACGCCCTCTGGGATCTCAAGGCCAAACGCGCGGGCCTGCCGCTCTGGCAGCTGCTCGCGCGCCTCACCCCCGAGCAGCTCGTCGAGCTCGTCGACTTCCGCTATCTCACCGACGACCTCACCGAGGCGGAGGCGCTCGACATCCTGCGCCGCGCCGAGCCCGGCCGCCGCGAGCGCACCGAGAGGCTGCTGGCCGAGGGCTACCCCGGCTACACCACCACCCCGGGCTGGCTCGGCTACGACGACGACAAGCTCGCCCGCCTCAGCCGGGAGGCGGTGGCCGAGGGTTTCACGCAGATCAAGCTCAAGGTGGGGGCAGACATCGACGACGACGTGCGGCGGATGCGCATCGCCCGCGAGGCGATGGGGCCGGGCATCCGCATCGCCGTCGATGCCAACCAGCGCTGGGACCGCGACGACGCCATCGCCTGGATCGACCGGCTCGCCCCCTTCGACCTCGCCTGGGTGGAGGAGCCGACGAGCCCCGACGACGTGCTGGCCCACGCCGCGATCGCCCGGGCCATCGCACCCGTGCCGGTGGCGACCGGCGAGCACATGGGCGGCAGGGTGATGGCGAAGCAGTTCCTGCAGGCCGAGGCGCTCGGTGTGCTGCAGATCGACGCGACGCGGGTGGCGGGCGTGAACGAGAACATCGCGATGCTGCTGCTCGCCGCCAAGCACGGCGTGCCGGTGTGCCCGCACGCGGGGGGCGTCGGCCTGTGCGAGCGCGTGCAGCACCTGTCGTACCTCGACTACATCGCGGTGAGCGGCGAGCTCGACGGTCGCGTCATCGAGTTCGTCGACCACCTGCACGAGCACTTCGTCACGCCGGTCGAGGTGACCCGCGGCCGCTACCGTGCGCCCTCGTCGCCCGGGTCGGGTGCCGAGATGCTCGAGGCGAGCCGGAGCGAGTACGCCTACCGGGGAACGGGCGACGCACGATGACCGACGCCCCTCTGATCGACGCGCACCTGCACCTCTGGGACATCGCCTCCGGCGGCTACGAATGGCTCACCTCGGCTGCCGGCCCGCTGTACGCGACCTTCACCGCCGAGCAGGCCGAGGCCGAGCTCGCCGCGCGGGCCGCCGTGCGCGGCGGCACCGCCACCCGCGTGTACGGCCTTGGGAGTCGCTGACGCCAGCGCACCGCAGCTCATCGCACCGCGGCGCAGCGCAGCGCGGCTCACCACGCGCCCCGTTCAGGCTGCGAGTCCCAGCGCGCGCAGCGCCGGCACGAGCACGGGTACGCCGCCGATCTCGCCGAAGCCGCCGGCCGAACCGATCGACAGCACCGAACCCACCGAGCCGATCGAGAGGAACGAGCCCGCCGAGCCGATCGACAGCGCCGAGGCGAACGAGCCGACCGAGAAGAACGAGAGGCCGCTCAGCGCCGAGGCGGCCGAGGCGCCACTGAACACCGAGGCCCAGCTGAAGACGGATGCGACGCTGACTGACGAGAACAGTGACCAGATCGAGCGGTGGCTGGTGCGCCGGATGGCGTCGCCGAGGGAGAACGGAAGGGGCGAGATCGGGGTGGTCTGGGTGGTCATGGCTGCGGCCTTTCGTTGATGTCAGAAGAGGGGAAAGCCGGTCACTTGACAGTGTCAAGCGATCGATGGCCCCACTCTGCACCCCCGGCTTGACACTGTCAAGCCCCTGTCGAAAGAATGGAGCATGCCCGCCCAGCCCGCACCCGACTCCTCCGCCCATCGAAGCCTCCTCGAGGCGGCTCGGGCGGAGTTGGCGGAGGGCGGCCACGCCGGCGTGAGCCTCCGCGCCGTCGCGCGGCGCGCCGGCCTCTCGCACGCCGCCCCCGCCCATTTCTTCATCGATCGGGCGGGCCTGCTCACAGCGGTGGCGACGGAGGGCTTCCGGCAGCTCACCGAACGACTCGACCAGGCTGCCGCCGCTTCAGAGCCC carries:
- a CDS encoding enolase C-terminal domain-like protein; its protein translation is MSLITALETSDIRFPTSLQLDGSDAMNPDPDYSAAYVRLVTDASDGLEGHGFVFTIGRGNDVQVAAIDALAHHVVGREVEELLGAMGRTWRELVHDSQLRWLGPEKGVMHMAVGAVIDALWDLKAKRAGLPLWQLLARLTPEQLVELVDFRYLTDDLTEAEALDILRRAEPGRRERTERLLAEGYPGYTTTPGWLGYDDDKLARLSREAVAEGFTQIKLKVGADIDDDVRRMRIAREAMGPGIRIAVDANQRWDRDDAIAWIDRLAPFDLAWVEEPTSPDDVLAHAAIARAIAPVPVATGEHMGGRVMAKQFLQAEALGVLQIDATRVAGVNENIAMLLLAAKHGVPVCPHAGGVGLCERVQHLSYLDYIAVSGELDGRVIEFVDHLHEHFVTPVEVTRGRYRAPSSPGSGAEMLEASRSEYAYRGTGDAR